One window from the genome of Cucumis melo cultivar AY chromosome 12, USDA_Cmelo_AY_1.0, whole genome shotgun sequence encodes:
- the LOC103497219 gene encoding mitogen-activated protein kinase 3 (The RefSeq protein has 1 substitution compared to this genomic sequence), translating to MADVGQNNPADFPALPTHGGQYVQYNIFGNPFEITSKYRPPIMPIGRGAYGIVCSVLNSETNEMVAVKKIANAFDNHMDAKRTLREIKLLRHLDHENVIGIRDVIPPPLRREFNDVYILTELMDTDLHQIIRSNQSLSEEHCQYFLYQILRGLKYIHSANVIHRDLKPSNLLLNANCDLKICDFGLARPTSENECMTEYVVTRWYRAPELLLNSDYTAAIDIWSVGCIFLELMNRRPLFPGRDHVHQMRLLTELLGTPTESDLGFIRNEDSKRYLRQLPPHPRQPLATVFPHVHPLAIDLVDKMLTFDPTKRITVEEALAHPYLERLHDTADEPVCSEPFSFEFEQQYLDEEQMKEMIYREALALNPEFA from the exons ATGGCTGATGTTGGTCAGAACAACCCCGCTGATTTTCCAGCTCTTCCAACCCACGGTGGCCAATACGTTCAGTATAACATTTTTGGGAATCCCTTCGAAATCACCTCCAAATATCGTCCTCCGATTATGCCTATTGGTCGCGGCGCATACGGAATCGTTTG tTCTGTTTTGAATTCGGAGACCAATGAAATGGTTGCGGTTAAGAAGATTGCTAACGCGTTTGATAACCATATGGATGCGAAGAGGACGCTCCGTGAGATTAAGCTTCTACGCCATTTGGATCATGAAAAT GTAATAGGCATAAGAGATGTGATTCCTCCACCTTTACGGAGAGAATTCAATGATGTCTACATTTCGACTGAACTAATGGATACTGATCTTCACCAAATAATCCGCTccaatcaaagtttatcagaagagCATTGTCAG TATTTCCTTTATCAGATTCTCAGAGGACTGAAATACATACATTCGGCAAATGTCATTCATCGAGACTTGAAACCGAGCAATCTATTGCTTAATGCAAACTGTGATCTTAAAATATGCGACTTTGGTCTTGCTCGACCAACTTCAGAAAATGAATGTATGACGGAATATGTTGTGACAAGATGGTACAGAGCACCTGAGCTTCTTTTGAACTCTGATTATACAGCTGCTATCGATATATGGTCTGTTGGTTGCATCTTTCTGGAGCTTATGAATAGAAGGCCTTTATTTCCAGGCAGGGATCATGTGCATCAGATGCGATTATTGACCGAG CTTCTTGGCACACCAACCGAGTCAGATCTTGGTTTTATCCGAAATGAAGACTCGAAAAGATATCTTCGGCAGCTACCTCCACATCCTCGTCAGCCATTAGCAACGGTTTTTCCACATGTTCATCCGTTAGCAATTGATCTTGTGGATAAAATGTTGACATTTGACCCAACAAAGAGAATTACTG TTGAAGAAGCATTAGCACATCCATACCTAGAAAGATTGCATGACACAGCCGATGAGCCGGTTTGCTCAGAGCCATTCTCGTTTGAGTTTGAGCAACAATACTTAGACGAAGAACAGATGAAGGAGATGATTTACAGAGAGGCATTGGCACTCAATCCAGAATTTGCATGA